The genomic DNA AGCGGCACCCACCCGCAGGCCGCGCAGGCGTGCGCGGACCTGCGCGCGGCCGTCACCGCGGGCGACCCCTTCGCGCCCGTCGCGCCCGACGCCATGTGCACGCAGCAGTACGGCGGCGACGCGGTCGTCGAGGTGACCGGCGCGGTGCTGGCGGCCGACGGCGCGCCGGTCGACGTGGCCGCCGTCTACACGCTGACCGACGGCTGCGAGACCCGGCGCTTCACGGCGATGGGCGCGGTCCTCGCGCCGTACCGCGGCAGCGTCTGAGCGACCGCCGGGGCTGCCGTGGCTGCCGGGCCGGCCGGGGTCGCCAGGGCCGAGGTGCTCGGCCGCGGTTCCGGGGTCAGCTCACGAGCAGGAAGCCGACGACGATCCCGGCACCCACCACGGTGAGCGCTGCCGGCAGGAGCACCGGGTGCACCCGCCCCCCGCCCGGCAGCCACACCCAGGAGGGGTCCCGGGGGTCGTACCGGACGGGGACCGGTGTCCCCGGCGCGTACCGGGTCCTGTCGAGGCCCGAGTCCCCCCGCCAGCCCGCCTGCCGCTCCTGCCCCGTGGCGTCCCGGTAGGCGACGGTGAGCTCCCACGGGGTGCTCTCGCCCCCGTTCGTCCCCTCGCGGGCGGACACCACGACGCCGTCGGCCCGCAGCGCGCGGCGCACCGGGGGAGGTCACGGACCAGCGAGACGGTCCCTCCGCAGAGGAACAGCAGGCCGACCAAGAGCGGGACGAGCCCGAGGAGCGTGGTGAGCGCCGTGGGCGGATCCGGGGCCACGGCCTACTTGAGCAGGCGCGACAGGCGGCGGTCGGCGAGGACCTGCCCGCCGGTCTGGCAGGTCGGGCAGTACTGGAACGACGTGTCGGTGTACGACACCTCGGCCACGG from Aquipuribacter hungaricus includes the following:
- a CDS encoding SSI family serine proteinase inhibitor, producing the protein SGTHPQAAQACADLRAAVTAGDPFAPVAPDAMCTQQYGGDAVVEVTGAVLAADGAPVDVAAVYTLTDGCETRRFTAMGAVLAPYRGSV
- a CDS encoding DUF3592 domain-containing protein, whose protein sequence is MRRALRADGVVVSAREGTNGGESTPWELTVAYRDATGQERQAGWRGDSGLDRTRYAPGTPVPVRYDPRDPSWVWLPGGGRVHPVLLPAALTVVGAGIVVGFLLVS